The genomic DNA GAAGCCAACATTTTTCCCCTTGAGAAGTTCAAGAGCCTCCAACAGAGAGCTTCCCTTTGGCACATCCACAGAGTAAAGAGCAGTCGCCCCGCTGGACATCACCACTTCCACCATCACAGCCACTTTGGTCTCGCTTGGTAAAACCACCACAGGATCTATGGGCTCCAGCACCAGCATGTCtgtaagaacacacacacacacacacacacacacacacacacaccatgacacAAACAGTGAGACAAAACCTGCAATCACAGTGCCCACAGTGGGTAGGAATAATGCAGCACATACCATCCTCATTGTCGCATTGCTTGCTTTTAACCGACATGTAGGATTTCTGCTGGAGAGCTGGCAGCATCTGAGATATGGCCATTGGGTTGTGGTATGTGTTGCTTCTGGCGCCTGTCCTCATGGCCTCTATTGAGGAAGCATACTCTGCAGCTTGGCTGCCCATTGCCAATAAGGCCTTGAACAGAacaaataagtacatttaaGCTGCAGAAGATTTAGTTCTGTAAGAGACAAAGGGAGCTGAACaaaaaaataaggaaaaagTTCCTTACTTGAACTGCGAGGCCTGTGCTGAACTCATTGCCAAGATGACCATCGGTCCTACGAGAGGCCAAGAGCTTCTGCTTGACCTTGATGAGGGCTGTGTTGACCTGAAAAGTGATCAGCCCATTACAACCAGCGTCCTTCACACACTGGAGTGCCATTCCAGCCATGGCATAGGTATCTAAGGAGAGAAAGTAGAATAAAACATGTGTGTTAGagacagtttgtgttttttgtttggtACTGTAAAAACAATACTGCCACCTAGTGGGGACCTCTGTAGGCCATAGAAAACTAAATCCCTGGCGCTCCAGCCAATCAGTGGAGTCAGGTGTGGGCAATTGCGTTTTACATTAAGACAAGTTTgcttataattttttttttagttttggcTCTTTGATTTGATGTAAAGGCCCATTTGTCTTCGTTGAATGTGTTTTGGAACAACCTTGATCTTTTTCGATTAACCACACGAGCCATTCAACATCAAGCTGGCCTACTAGTAAAACTAATATCAGGTAACTTTATGGAATTTACCTCTCTGAAATATGACTCTAAATGCAGAGGTGGGTAGTAATAGTTACATTTACTCGGTTACATGTACTCAAGTAACTTTTTTGAATAGGCTAAATTGTACTTGTCAGAGTAGTTTTAATGCAGCACACTTTTTACTCTTACTTCAGTAGATATTCCTCAGGTCAACGTGAAGAAGTGAACACACCTGTATTTAATAGGTGATTATTAATGATGAAACATCATTCCTCATCACATCTTCTTATTAGCCTAAATTAGTTATCTGATATGAGACATTTTCATAAAGATAAGAGACTTCTTCTCTGATCCTATTGTCTTCATGTGATTGGAGACACCTGGGTGTTATCTGTGGCTGTCTGTGATGGGAACTGGGACATCTTTACTGGAATGATCAAAGTTTAAGGACACTGTGACATGTTCACACTCTTTATATTTGCTTTTGAcagaacagacacggtctataGTGCACATGCACACGATTTGCTgatttatttgaaaaataataatatattacagGAGACAACAAGCaaagtttattaaaaaaatgtgtctggTGAATATGTGCCAGGTTATCTAATCAGGAGATGATGACTTGATTTCCTCACAAATACCGATGTATGTTCACTTATTCAACTTTACCTGAGGAAGACCATCTGTGGTAGAAATAATTCCAGTCATATCCATATCAAATGAAAGATTTGAGGGGTAAAGACAGTAGTGTGCCGGTGTTTGTAGTTACTCGCTACACACtcattttttttcagtaaaTACTTTTGTACTCAACCCTACCCAAGTAGTAATTttgatgagtacttttacttctacttgagtcattttttgcaaagtaacagtacttttacttgagtaccaGTTTTGGCTACTCTACCCGCCTCTGTCTAAATGTAATGCAACTAAACAGCACAGCTTTTATCTTTCATTAGCTTGTCCACAGCGTGACCGGTGTTCAGTACACTATAAGAAAATCTATTGACAATCTTTATCACAAGAATTGGGATGCATCCCTGCCTGTGCATCatctatttcatatttattttaacagctAAAAGAAAAGATTTAGGCAGGTCACACTCACCAATACTCTCATGGTCTCCATATGTGAAGTGTTCATATTGTACTGCCTTGACGAGCTTGTTGCTGACATGGTGGTTGACCCTGACGCCGCTGGCGCAAAGAGCGAGCACACCCAGAGAGTACTGGTAATAGTTGGTCAAAGGGCGGTGGCCGGCTGTGCAATGGACAGGagaaataaaagaaaccaaattatattaaaatgtgACTTCACAGTGATGTTCAAGAAATTAAATGGTACTTTATTCCTACCTACTGTATATACGTTTGGATGGAATTAGTCAGTAGTTACTCTAATGACTCTAATTCTTAGACAAAGTACAACCATTTCATTGAGACAAACTCAACAGACATCACAGCTATACAGCTAAAGTATTTGCCGATAATATAAATACTTAACATATAGCCTAAATTATGAAAATTAGTTAGTTGAGATTTTACGCTTGTACACACATTTCTGAAGAAATATCCACACTAAGTAAACTTTGAACTCATTTTGTAGCACAATGTAAAACACTTTTTATGACAACCGTTGGCCTCCAAACGGTCAAAGGGAAACTTACAGGCAATATGATCTTTCTCGTCTTCCAACTGTTTCTTCAGGTGTGTCAGCAGCGACTCACTCTTCTCACTGACGGTGAAGGTGACTGTGTGGATGTCGTAGCAGGAGGACTTCAGAGCCAGAGTGTACAGCGCCATGATGCCGACCACAGCCTTGCTGTTagagagagagctgagagagaCACAGGAGACTCAGGTTCAGGTGAGAACACCAAGGAAAACAGATTTAAAATAGCATTGCATTTGTTGTGTCAAACAGTGCAATACCTCTGAATATCATTGTGCAAATCATTTTTCAGTTTATTCAGGTGTTCGCTCTCTTTGGCGAGGTTGTGGTAATTAGAAAGCCGTAATGCCAAATGGACACTGGGGTTGGGGAGTCCTTCCTGTGTCTCCAGAGAGCGGAGTAGATTCTTATTGAGTGTCAGGTACAACTCATTGTTGGATTCTTCAGTATctggattaaaatattaaaagacAAATGTTTCTCAGGCCTTTTGATCAcagacataaaaacaaatatttcagTAACTCTCTCTTGCTGACATCAACTTGAACTTTTCAGGGCATTGCAAAACCAGAACTGCAGCATCAGCAGTCACAAGGGAGGAAACACAGATTGTGAAGATTTAATAATTTAGAGAAGTTTCATTGCTGTGCTCAAGTTCCAGATATCTTATCACATATCACTGTAGACCAAAAATGTGACAAAGATTGctgtaatttgacatttttttccgTGAGCAAGCAAGATGAAGGACATTCAAATAGGCTACATTAAGTAGATGATTGCAAAATCTGTGAATGTCCAGACCAGTGAGTCAGTGTATCTGTAAACTGGGTTATTTGCAGAGCTCAGATTCAGTAAGGGCAGTCAGGGTTTTAATGATTGGTGATAACaggatttattaaaaaatacttACTACATGAGGCAGAAGCCAGTAGGCATGCGATTATGATCAAAGGCAGCATTCTGAGTAACCTGTTGGATAACACAAACAGTGGAAATCAATATATTCGCctaacatgttaaactaatAATAGGCTACAGATATAGGCCTACTGTAAAATAGGAAGATAAAAAAACCTCTTAATATGAAAGCATTCACGTATTTGAGAGGCAGGTAACGTTTACAATAAAGCTAAATTAATTGCAATATACATGTGGATTAGATACATAACACTGTATTCAACGACGAGATGTATATATGATAAGATCGTATAAGAGCCTATAATATTGTCACAGCAGTTTAAGtaatgatattttatatttttgcagtAAAAGGTGCTGTCTTACCTCCTCGGAGAGCGACTCCAGTGTGAAGAATGAGAGCTGAGTAAGAACAGAGGAGCGGACAACAGCTTCTAGTATTTCACTGTCACATGACTCGTCATTTGAGATGATAAAGCGAGGCGGTCCTTTTAAACACGAgctgtgggtgtgggtgtggctGACACggaaacaactggagaggaaagcccaggacaaaagactctggcggactgtggtcAACGGTCTATGCTCCACAAAGGAGCGAAAGGCTTGAATGATGAATGAAATGTGGGTCAGACCATACACAGGAGGTTGGAGGGAACTATCTTGTCAATACATATACTCTTTGGtacacaaaaatatacaaacaagAGGTAGCTGTCTATCTATTTAATGTTGATCACAATAACTGCAACTTTTGTGAGACTGAGATTGAAACTACTGATCATCTGTTTTTCCACTGTATATATTCTGCTGCTTTCTGGGAAGATTTGCAGGACTGGCTGTCAACCAAAATCCAACTACTTGCTCCTCTCTCACAAGAGAAAATATTCtgtttggtattaacatgaaggaCATTAAGAGTGACCTGATATTGAACAATCTGATACTGCTGGCTAATTTCTTCATCCATGcatccaaatggaggaaaatcactaatcaaaactcacctttttagaactgcttttaatgtgtaattaatattgtgtgttttatatttttatgaggtccttgtttttatgattattttatttgtttaaagtgtctttgagtatcCAGAAACTActcatatatataaaatgtattattattattattattaaaatgaaaccCCTATTTTCCGTTTTCAAAAGAGACCTTGTGGAcaatcatctcagtgctttaagactaatgaaaggacaacatgcaatgtctctcctcagagcttatgaagaactgaacatatataatgatgacccctagagcaacaatggaagagtgcagtcttattattatttatttatgcatttatttttttgttccttgaatTATTTCCTaccccctcttttatttttgttattatattattgtttttataatttaaagggactgattgtaactttttaagcgtataaatgtagcgggtcggcccACATGCGCGTtggcatatgcgcgctcgcgtgtggccggagcctcgtctccgctgcctgctcaccttcactcagacagcgcacgcgtcctcgctgtcttgctccacctctagacgtgaacgcgcgctcactccacactgcagaagagttagtttagctctgagaatatctagtgaatgtacaggggacgtttgtgcagaaataaatgctgcagctcctccagaccaacagaggttttccgtgtcttgtgaagtgacggggctcctcaacgagttacgttatcgtctcgttaccgaccgggtgccggtgtcttcggctgccggctgcggtcgggaggtgataacgtaactcgttgaggagccctgctgctgaagcctgcgctgagcaggaaaagccaacactaggatcagcattgattcatagagagaccttcgtctggtcagctaacattactgccaagtagctgaaatatagagtgatattgtggttttagctgacatgtgtcgcctcactgctttgagcgatgctcgttcatgtctatgtagagcgagcaagcgcaagctcgacgctgactatcgttgatttcaaggccacaggtgtcgctgttaagcagcgtttctgaatcttacaaatagtccctttaagttatctttcctatccaattgtgccttgtatgttagaagtattgagtttagataACAATGCCTcaatgtttgtaaatgaattatcttcaattaaaaaaaaaaaaaaaacttagatATATACAAGAGCTGTCTGAAACGTGTCCCTGTAATAGTTTATATTTAAACATGCTTCTTCTAAATCCCTGTTTtgtaatcatgtttttttttaatgttataacataaatatttttgtgtgcgactttattttgtattacttttctctctccctgcacatgttgttattttaataaactcaactcaaaccaaaaaaaaaaactttacttatttatctactTCCGCTTCCGGTCACTAGCTGCCTCCAGACGGCGGTGGACTACAAGACTCGGCTGTGAAGTGAAAACGATATTTCAGCTAATGCTAGTCAATGTCATGTGTTAATGTAAGTAGCTACAAATGCTTCAACACATATTTAACTCGGTTAAAGTTGTTTCTGTGTCTTAACCGAGTGTTCAATACAAACTTTGAGCCGTTTGTCCTCACTAACTACAACTCCCACAATGCACCTAACGTAACGTACGCACATTCTAGAACCTAACTTTTTCTCTGAATAGCTAAGTAACGTCAGTCTTAACCCAGACTACCATTCAAGCAGTCCACGCCACAGGGACCTCTCATGTAGGGGGTTTATTTCTGCTTCAAACATTAAGTTAGTAAAACCTGAGCATGCCGAGCCTGTTGCTGTTTGCTAATGGGATTATGCACGAGGTGAACTGTGAATTGACGGAGACTAGCTAacgtgaaacaacaacaacaacactgaagGGGCAGGGCAGCTGCACAGGTCTGTTACTACATAActaacttatatatatatatatattgtctggTTTACTCAGTCAAAGTTGTTATTCAGCGCAGGGATGAAGCTGTTATCGTGTGTTGCCGTGTCACGTTATGATAAAAGCCAGTTAACATCACACTAAGGTTACATGAAGCTAGCTAGATAATCAGTCTTCAGTGTAAACAGATTGTTGTGCGTCATGTAGGTTATATCCTTTAACATCTGATTGGTATCAATACTGATCTATCAggtcagtttgtgtgtgtgtcttcaaaATCATTTCACCGACTGGACCACCATGCATCACCCTGCTCCCACAAGCAGTATACTGGGGTTTCTGCCAGCCATGTATTCATTTTCTGGCCCCACAAGCCTTCCTGAGTTTGACCTCGGATCTCCAAGTACGTCTGGCCACCTACAGAGAGCAACTCTATCTAACAAGTATGTAAGCTGATGATTTTAGGGATTGCAAAATCCCCCTATCTTTTCAATCTTAACCTGACATGTTGTATTATTGTGTTTTGACACATCTGTCTCTGTTCCAAAACAGCTGGGAGACACGATGTCTCAGGAAACACAGGAGGAGAGTGGACGATGAGTAAGTGAGAGATTGGAgtcttacttaaagggactgtttgtaagaatcagaattgcttgttaacagcgacacctgtggccgttaagtcaacgaaagtcagcgtcgggctcatgagctcaaaacagtgaggcgacacacgtcagctaaaaccacaatatcactatatttcacctgcttggcagtaatgttagctgaccagacgaaggtctctccatgaatcactgctgatcctagtgctggcttttcctgcttcagcctcccgccCGTGGCCGGAGAGAACAGGGGAGTCACCGGCACccagtcagagacgataacgtttctcgctgcgtagccccgtcacttcacaagacgcggaaaacctctgttggtctggaggagctgcagcagttatttctgcgtaaacgtccactgtacattcactagatattctcagagctacgaagtcttctgcagtgtgtagtgtgcgtgcatgcatgtgaggtggagtgagctgagtgaaggcaagcagcaaagcagaggagcagaatacagcagagactccggccctggagaccaaagctacagtctcccccgcgtcctccgaccgcggccaacactgtttaacagacgggcttcactagatataactttgcagttttggtgcttccgtgtagtttgtgttggagtcttgtctgaacagcgtagccacacgcgagcgcacatatgcgagcgcatgagacaccgacccgggtgatttatacgtgtaagaagttgtaaacagtccctttaacatttgACAATGCTTGTAATAGCCACATATGAGTGTTGTGATGAATATCGTACTGTTTTCTCAGGGGATGCAGTGCTAAGAGGAGGAGGTTAATGGTTGAGGCAGAATTGGACATTTCAGAGAACTTAAACACTCGTCATGACTGGCCTGCAGCGAACAGCTGCCCTCCTTTACCTGCACAGCAAGCCAGCCCTGCACTTCCACAGCCCTGCCCAGCATCTCAGCCCTCAACTTTGCCTCAGCCCCCCTCTGCTCTGCCCAGACCTGAGACAGAGAGTTCCTGCATGGAGATAGAGGCAGCTCAGAGGAAACTTCAGGAGATCGAAGACAGGTATGCAATATGAAATAAATTCAGACAGGGTGATGCGGCACCCTGAGGCAAAGCGGAGGGGTTTTGCAGcatcctgaaggggtttatttaacaacaatgacccgctagctgtacattatcatcTTTATGTCACTGATTTGGATGGAAAAACTATACTGTGtagaattattaatatgatTCATTTAATCTATGATTTTTCCAATTCATTCAAAGTTTtcaattaaccctctgagacccacaatagacccgtttttttgtctttttttaggggagtacagggggtctttaaggggagatagcaggtcaagagtagatgtcacatagaagtggtgtacatcatctgaaagctgagaacctgaagattaatttgtagcactgtgtgtcaagttgttctagtcataattcagaaataaacattaattaattaattaattaaaattaatgttgaaagtgtataagggcttaaaacatcatgatagaagtatatgaacgtcattcccatgctcacttatatctcataaatttgtgcagcaattttgggttgataccatttgttacacagatttggtgctaaattgaacCATTGTTTACCACtaaagaattgataaaaatgattaataatccctccaaaataccacattaagacaccaagaccctgaggaacaccatagaaaaagcaatgctgtgatttggtatcaaaaacttttgacatttgaaaaTGTCTGCAAGAAATGCATGTTTCTCAGTGATTGCATGGCgaacacttctgttctggaaacttcTTTCTGAACTTCTGCTCAggaacccccttattgtcaatatagccAGGAAAGCCACCCATACTCTGAAtgatctaggtctctagtttgtggttataatgtttcatgaggctgtgattatcctagaggtcaccacaggtcattttatacagtgaggtctgtGGTGGAATTTCTGATACACAAGTTAACTCAATAGGAAGGAAGAGTCCCCGAAGCTGTTGATGTCTTAcacagaaggtttattgaagcttgatcaaggagcaaTTCTCAGGTCACCACCGTTGAGGTGCTCTCTGcatgaaggcctcacaactctgcccttcctccctggtgctcagtgttttACCCTTATCCTGTTTTTTACTTCAtcggttcctctggcatctctgaccctggttgccccgGCAACTGGCTCTATGGTCCCTactacagacacagctgtacagataacggtggcttcCCTAGACAGAactccaacccaataatgtcaacagagggagaatttgcaccttgtatttaaacACCAGAAACGTTAcatggatgtattttttagcacttttattagtaaagaaatgttaaacgttactccggttcactctcccttTGTATAACGTCATTGACATGCACCAGCTCGCCAGCTCTGCCGGTGTTGTGCCAAAAAGTGATCATCCGCCAAAAACTGATTTCCACTCACGGGAGTGTGTGCAGCATCTTAAAGCAGTATCGACAAGTTTATAGTCTACCGCTACTATTATCTGGATTAAACAGTCATTATGTGCAGATACACATAACTGTATGTCCGGGGTAATAGTAAAGGTGAGAAGTAATGGGCTGGTTTATAATCTAGGGCACAGAGCAGGTAAAATAACGCATAGTCATAATGCAAAGGAGATCATTTCTACAACCCATCCGTAAATCATTATAATTACAGTCTAattccaaataaaaaaacaggataTTAGACATTCCAAACACATTATCGCAAACAATAGTAGCCTATTATTGCCTATATCACGCAAATGACATGCTGCATGCGCTCAAGAGTGGAAATCAATTTTTGGCGGACAGTCACTTTTTGGCACGACACCTGTCCTGCAGCGCGAGCATGCAGACGAACGACGCCCCTTTGCCgggactcctcgctctctcacccAGTAGCCGGCAGAGTTTCAGGCACTATCACCCACAGGCACTGTCGTTTTTTCACTCAGAGAAAATGACCTTTTTGCCGTTATATCATTGtacacgcagcatcagcctcacgtatccagccggaaagcagacggtccgcgaaGCAAATTATCaaaggagtaaagtaaaaaacaaaacagaaattcaactaccgttagtctaacatagttttaaaatgtttttccgtatgttttcatgtatgaaaagatcCCAAATGAAgactgtaagcggactacttgattactataagctaattatgtataggaatgattctgtcccaagctgtttgatcactagaagcggttgatcactgtattattactctaccgtttatattgaaaatgaggactgaatcagcaggtcctgcagttgcactttttattattttcaaataaaaggtgtatgtatttgccattaatcgttgtttacttatccctgattcccttacaagaaaaacctGCCTGTATcactctagatgagccaaatattgtccatgaatcgtatcggaaccatggaaatcatATCGTGTCGTTGTtaaaacgtatcgttacacccctatgtATCACAGAATAACGCTGGAGGATGACGAGGATGAAGATCTGGATGTAGAGCCGGCCCCAAGACGGCCAGTGCTGGTAATCTCTGACAGCTTGAAGGAAGGTCTACAGCGCGGCATCAGCGACATCCTGCCGCACACAGTTGCCCAGTCTGTGTATGTTCTCTGCATTTTCATGAAGTAACTTGAAGTAGATGACTCGTATTCTGCTGTTTCCTCCTTGACACATTCTTTTTCCCCAGTGTTTATTTTGTCTCACCTGCCTCTTCCTCACACCTTTAGGAGCCAGTCCTGCATGGAGCTGGTGTTGTGGCGGCCACCAGACGATCCCTTCTGTCGGAAGCGAAAGGGCCCGTTACAGAAACCGCGTAAACAACAGACAGTATCTCGACAACCCCCGACTCCATGTCCATCTCCCACCCCTCACAGCCCCCCCAGTccacctgcagacacacactcctctctgtACAGCTTTCCTGTGGCGCACAGCTCTGGAGAGGAGGACATGGAAATGTAACGGTGCTTGATGATTGGAAAAGCCATGCCAAAGTAAAAGACTTGAAATGCAGTCGCACAAGAGACTATAAAGGACTCAGAACCACTTTAAGTTGGTCAGTTTGGCGAGGCACGCTGGCTTTACATGAATATTGTGCTGTTTTGGAAAGTGTGCAACACGTCTTTTGCTTTACAGTCACCCAGTTTAGGTTTTTGGGCTATAATCCCAAGCAACCATATGTAAGATGTAACAAAAACACTGATCTAATtaatcagttttatttattagtgttgtcacaatactGGATTTTCTAACCTCAATACAATACCTTGAAGAATATCGGTATTTGATACCACAGGGAAAAATTGAAACAACATTGAGGGCATAGAATTTTTGATTCCAAGAACAAAAGGGTAGCTGGCTCGATACAgtggaaaatgagtattgaacctttcaaatattcagtatcaatACTtagatatttttgacaacacttatttatttaaatcgCTAAGACAACTGTCATGATCTCAAGACTTTGAAAAGTTCTGTAGACAGCCTTACATAACCAATTTTATATAACTTAC from Sebastes fasciatus isolate fSebFas1 chromosome 6, fSebFas1.pri, whole genome shotgun sequence includes the following:
- the tcn2 gene encoding transcobalamin-2, yielding MLPLIIIACLLASASCNTEESNNELYLTLNKNLLRSLETQEGLPNPSVHLALRLSNYHNLAKESEHLNKLKNDLHNDIQSSLSNSKAVVGIMALYTLALKSSCYDIHTVTFTVSEKSESLLTHLKKQLEDEKDHIASGHRPLTNYYQYSLGVLALCASGVRVNHHVSNKLVKAVQYEHFTYGDHESIDTYAMAGMALQCVKDAGCNGLITFQVNTALIKVKQKLLASRRTDGHLGNEFSTGLAVQALLAMGSQAAEYASSIEAMRTGARSNTYHNPMAISQMLPALQQKSYMSVKSKQCDNEDDMLVLEPIDPVVVLPSETKVAVMVEVVMSSGATALYSVDVPKGSSLLEALELLKGKNVGFTFEKESSLWGPFLSAVNGEQARQSDRRYWHLSSDGTALGQGVNDFKIEAAQNISIKNTSY
- the ccdc117 gene encoding coiled-coil domain-containing protein 117 isoform X1, with translation MSCVNVSLCVCLQNHFTDWTTMHHPAPTSSILGFLPAMYSFSGPTSLPEFDLGSPSTSGHLQRATLSNNWETRCLRKHRRRVDDEGCSAKRRRLMVEAELDISENLNTRHDWPAANSCPPLPAQQASPALPQPCPASQPSTLPQPPSALPRPETESSCMEIEAAQRKLQEIEDRITLEDDEDEDLDVEPAPRRPVLVISDSLKEGLQRGISDILPHTVAQSVSQSCMELVLWRPPDDPFCRKRKGPLQKPRKQQTVSRQPPTPCPSPTPHSPPSPPADTHSSLYSFPVAHSSGEEDMEM
- the ccdc117 gene encoding coiled-coil domain-containing protein 117 isoform X2, whose protein sequence is MSCVNVSLCVCLQNHFTDWTTMHHPAPTSSILGFLPAMYSFSGPTSLPEFDLGSPSTSGHLQRATLSNNWETRCLRKHRRRVDDEGCSAKRRRLMVEAELDISENLNTRHDWPAANSCPPLPAQQASPALPQPCPASQPSTLPQPPSALPRPETESSCMEIEAAQRKLQEIEDRITLEDDEDEDLDVEPAPRRPVLVISDSLKEGLQRGISDILPHTVAQSVQSCMELVLWRPPDDPFCRKRKGPLQKPRKQQTVSRQPPTPCPSPTPHSPPSPPADTHSSLYSFPVAHSSGEEDMEM
- the ccdc117 gene encoding coiled-coil domain-containing protein 117 isoform X3, yielding MHHPAPTSSILGFLPAMYSFSGPTSLPEFDLGSPSTSGHLQRATLSNNWETRCLRKHRRRVDDEGCSAKRRRLMVEAELDISENLNTRHDWPAANSCPPLPAQQASPALPQPCPASQPSTLPQPPSALPRPETESSCMEIEAAQRKLQEIEDRITLEDDEDEDLDVEPAPRRPVLVISDSLKEGLQRGISDILPHTVAQSVSQSCMELVLWRPPDDPFCRKRKGPLQKPRKQQTVSRQPPTPCPSPTPHSPPSPPADTHSSLYSFPVAHSSGEEDMEM